Below is a genomic region from Rhodohalobacter sp. 614A.
TGGTTCGGTAGAATAATTTGTTAAAGAATTTGTAGATAGTGGCCCGTTAGGAATTAAAATTGTTTTGTTATCGGGTGTTTTGAGAATCGTCATAAAAATCTGAATCTCGTTAACAGTTCCTGAATGTCCCTGGGCTTCGATAAAATCTCCTTTTTTAAATGGTTTGAAGAGAAGTATCATCACCCCGCCGGCAAAGTTCTGAAGAGTTCCGGATAATGCCATACCAATCGCTAAACCGGCGGCTGCAAGAATTGCAACAAAAGAGGTCATCTCTACACCCAGCATGCCAAGCGCAGTGATATACACCATAATCTTCAACAATACCGATATAATACTCGCCAGAAATCCTTTAAGGGTTTCGTCTGTATTGCTTTTGTCCAGGCCTTTCTTAACAGCATTAACAAGTATTTTTACAATCCATAAACCAATTACAAGTGT
It encodes:
- a CDS encoding mechanosensitive ion channel family protein: MESAADIDFTGIVYVYGPKLVFAILTLVIGLWIVKILVNAVKKGLDKSNTDETLKGFLASIISVLLKIMVYITALGMLGVEMTSFVAILAAAGLAIGMALSGTLQNFAGGVMILLFKPFKKGDFIEAQGHSGTVNEIQIFMTILKTPDNKTILIPNGPLSTNSLTNYSTEPRRRVDWTIGIGYGDDVDKAYEVIRRLLDGDDRILNDPEPFIAVKELADSSVNFAVRAWVNASDYWGVFFRLNEEVYKTFDKEGLNIPYPQSDVHIIKDGDE